The DNA sequence GTATGGATGTTCTTTCAGCTCATCCAATAGCCTTTCTAACTTTTTGAAGAGTTGTGGAGAGGACTTTCTTAGCAACAGTACATGTTTTGCAGCTTCTTTTGAAAATTCTATCTCATACATTGCACTCATCCTCTATACGGTTCAAAAAATCATCTAATGATTCATCCTTCCGCATTTTAAAAGTTCGTCCCTGCTTAATATCCTCAATACCCCTCTGAATAGCCTCCAATTCTTCCCTTGAGGGAAAATCCTCTTCCGTAGCCGCATATACGACTATGGGGGCGGCATTACGACGAGAAACAAAGATTGTCTCTTTTTCAGCCAGTTCAAAATATTTCTTCTGATTGGCACGAAATTCACGCGTTGTAATTATCTGCATAATATTTATA is a window from the Jilunia laotingensis genome containing:
- a CDS encoding type II toxin-antitoxin system Phd/YefM family antitoxin translates to MQIITTREFRANQKKYFELAEKETIFVSRRNAAPIVVYAATEEDFPSREELEAIQRGIEDIKQGRTFKMRKDESLDDFLNRIEDECNV